From a region of the Haematobia irritans isolate KBUSLIRL chromosome 4, ASM5000362v1, whole genome shotgun sequence genome:
- the LOC142235454 gene encoding uncharacterized protein LOC142235454: MEIERDGLRGPISVHQSTFTENFLREWKMENCKPSHTPLAVGTVLKKCSKENCEGYDVKRYQSLIGSLTYLAVASRPDISHAVSKLSQFNSHPEKEHFDAAKNVLRYLKHKPKDADWGSNVVDRKYYSGFVIFLGGGPITWESQKQKIVALSSMVKERRKSFI, from the exons ATGGAGATAGAAAGAGATGGCCTTCGTGGACCAATATCTGTCCATCAAAGTActtttacggaaaattttcttCGAGAATGGAAAATGGAAAATTGCAAACCATCACACACACCCTTAGCTGTCGGAACTGTTTTGAAGAAATGCTCAAAGGAGAATTGTGAAGGCTACGATGTGAAGAGATATCAGTCATTAATTGGGTCGTTGACATATCTTGCTGTAGCTTCGCGCCCGGACATATCACATGCTGTTTCAAAACTTTCGCAGTTTAACAGTCATCCAGAAAAGGAACATTTTGATGCGGCCAAAAACGTGTTGAGATATCTCAAACACAAGCCAAAAG ATGCCGACTGGGGTTCCAACGTAGTGGATCGAAAGTATTATAGTGGCTTTGTAATATTTCTTGGTGGAGGTCCAATCACCTGGGAATCCCAAAAACAGAAAATCGTTGCGCTCAGTTCAATGGTCAAGGAACGAAGGAAGTCGTTTATATAA